Within bacterium HR11, the genomic segment GCTCTCTACGAAAGGCACCGGCATGACGGCCGGTGTTCCGGAGATAGACGCCCGTCTCTCAACCTGCCCATCTGCCCACCTGCCCATCTGCCGAATGCCTGAAACATCGTGCTTTCGTGGAGGTGCCCTTTCCGCTCTCCATCGCACTTCTCACCTTCCGAACGACTCGGATAAGCTAAGTCCATACGGGTTTTCGCGAACCGAAGGGCCCTGTTAAAGTCTATGGTCTGGGGTCTGTAGTCTGTTATCATCGGAGCCGTCCCAGGAAATCCCGCCAGCCTGCTTCGTAACGGTCCCGGGCGACGAGAAAGGCGTCGTTATGGCCTCCGCGAAGCTCGACGAGGACCTTCGGCGCCGGACCGGTCGCCTGCAGGCGGAGGGCGTGGGCGAAGGCCACGATTTCGTCGTCCCGGCTGTGGAAGATCAGGACCGGACACGAGACCTCCTCGAGGTAGGCCCGGGTGGCGTACCGAAAGCGGGCCAGCCGCCGGGCCGGTAGGAAGGGATACAACTCGGCGGCGACCTCCGGGAGCGACGTGAAGGCCGCCTCGAGGACGAGCGCCCGCGCCGGAAATCGTCGGGCCAGATAGGCCGCCACGGCCCCGCCCAGGGATTCGCCGTACAGTAGGATACGGCTCGGCGGAACGTTCCGCCGTTCCGTCAGGTACGCCCAGGCGGCCTCGGCGTCCCGGTAAGTCCCGGCCTCGTCGGGCCGGCCCTCGCTCTGACCGTACCCCCGGTAGTCAAAAATAAAGGTACTGAGGCCCAGGTCGTGCAGGATGCGAAGCTTCTCCAGA encodes:
- the rtxA gene encoding Multifunctional-autoprocessing repeats-in-toxin, with product MAWAIVSLGVVVYVGILLVFWAFQDRLVYYPTRVLEGTPADVGLPYESVEFRASDDVRLHGWWVPVPDPSAVVLFLHGNGGNVSHRLEKLRILHDLGLSTFIFDYRGYGQSEGRPDEAGTYRDAEAAWAYLTERRNVPPSRILLYGESLGGAVAAYLARRFPARALVLEAAFTSLPEVAAELYPFLPARRLARFRYATRAYLEEVSCPVLIFHSRDDEIVAFAHALRLQATGPAPKVLVELRGGHNDAFLVARDRYEAGWRDFLGRLR